A portion of the Pagrus major chromosome 8, Pma_NU_1.0 genome contains these proteins:
- the LOC141001709 gene encoding uncharacterized protein, translated as MAEQTKLPIPALPQTAYTRKQGRRRKTLEEKREAKRAASRRRQESCRTRIYIGAAFDRWKNLKDSKGLKSDAELALLLLDSYEGGCHTPTHGKRPPPRGTRSSPDRDQAESADVQPLNGNSPAEEPGLYQVEVSVDWDNDTWEDETCEGMPLSSSEEDLTLEVNSDDEEDSDEDYVHHVCVGAAGALNTNMNTDHVPEIRLGDGGGDGDSSPDPAADVHVET; from the exons ATGGCGGAGCAGACGAAGCTGCCGATCCCCGCGCTGCCGCAGACCGCCTACACCCGCAAACAGGGCCGCAGGAGGAAGAcgctggaggagaagagggaggcgAAGAGAGCCGCCtccaggaggagacaggagtcCTGCAGGACCCGCATTTATATCGGTGCCGCTTTCGATCGGTGGAAAAACCTGAAGGACTCAAAGGGTTTGAAGAGCGACGCGGAGCtcgcgctgctgctgctggacag CTATGAGGGAGGCTGCCACACACCGACCCACGGAAAGAGGCCCCCGCCCCGCGGGACCAGGAGCTCACCTGACag GGATCAGGCTGAGTCAGCAGATGTGCAGCCGCTGAACGGAAACAGCCCTGCGGAGGAACCTGGACTGTaccaggtggaggtgag CGTGGACTGGGACAACGACACCTGGGAGGACGAGACGTGTGAAGGTATGCCTCTGTCTTCATCTGAGGAAGACCTGACACTGGAAGTGAACAGTGACGATGAGGAGGACAGTGATGAAGATTATGTGCACCATGTCTGTGTTGG TGCTGCTGGTGccctgaacacaaacatgaacactgATCATGTTCCAGAAATCCGTCTCGGTgacggaggaggagacggagacTCCAGTCCAGATCCAGCTGCTGATGTCCACGTAGAGACGTGA
- the snx20 gene encoding sorting nexin-20 — MAEPEPEPERDTEETDITTVDPDDPPSCSSLTTKELQQNWRAVKQRERPVRLLFEIPSTRIIEHTLSKHVVYEVVVMRSGSFDSRRVSVERRYSDFSHFHHKLLEEFDEELEEVVLPRKLLTGNFSPEIISERRLSLQDYLAKLYSVRCVRRSPLFPKFFTEQEQKRAHGLLRAGQFRPAVEQLQTVLDIEEKLLPWQQPTLIVPTLSALAVCYRDLEEPEQAFAAAQRALPAVRRYRLKHYRAALLELLVDVGYQLGRPVAQLQEELTVLRDAERGEVSSRSLKELVVQEFT; from the exons ATggcagaaccagaaccagaacctgaGAGGGACACTGAGGAGACGGACATTACGACTGTGGATCCAG acgACCCTCCCAGCTGTTCCAGTTTAACCACgaaggagctgcagcagaactGGAGGGCAGTGAAGCAGCGAGAGCGACCCGTCAGGCTGCTGTTTGAAATCCCATCAACTCGGATCATCGAACACACTCTGTCCAAACATGTG GTGTACGAGGTCGTGGTGATGCGTTCAGGCAGCTTCGACTCCCGCCGCGTGTCTGTGGAGCGCCGTTACAGCGACTTTTCCCACTTCCACCACAAACTGCTGGAGGAGTTCGATGAGGAGCTAGAGGAGGTGGTTCTTCCTCGTAAACTCCTGACGGGGAACTTCAGCCCTGAAATCATCTCGGAGCGtcgtctctctctgcaggactACCTGGCTAAGCTCTACTCGGTCCGCTGCGTCCGGCGATCGCCGCTTTTCCCCAAATTCTTCACCGAGCAGGAGCAGAAGCGAGCGCACGGTTTGCTGCGAGCGGGACAGTTCAGGCCGGCTGTGGAGCAGCTGCAGACCGTGTTAGATATTGAGGAGAAGCTGTTGCCGTGGCAGCAGCCCACCCTGATCGTACCGACCCTCTCCGCCCTGGCGGTCTGTTACCGGGACCTGGAAGAACCAGAACAGGCGTTTGCTGCGGCTCAGAGAGCGCTGCCTGCCGTCAGACGCTACAGGCTGAAACACTACAGAGCtgcactgctggagctgctggtggaTGTCGGCTACCAGCTGGGACGTCCTGTGGCTCAGTTACAGGAGGAGCTGACTGTCCTGAGAGACGCTGAGAGGGGGGAGGTGTCCTCACGCTCCCTGAAGGAGCTGGTGGTCCAAGAGTTCACCTGA